The following is a genomic window from Amaranthus tricolor cultivar Red isolate AtriRed21 chromosome 10, ASM2621246v1, whole genome shotgun sequence.
gttaaaaatggagatgaaatatccggtgactgggaaaaatgtgttagtcccgattaagaatgatgaaagcataagtgctcttgcttatgcggcatcacaagcccctggaacggcaatggaAGTTTATGTCGAAATGGTTGAAAATTTGggtaatgcgagggaagtcagcatggaacttccagaatccggtcctagtgtacgccatgatactTTCATAGAAATTTTAACAAACCCAAGTTACGTGAATGAGCATTTAGATGAGATTAGTTCTCCAACTCACTCACGTGCCATTGGTTGTGGTGCATTAAACACCTTCTCCACGACTCACTTGGGTAGGCGTAATGCCAACGAGGTTGAttctttagatcaggaggatgagcattttgattctgattcagaggaggatgatgaaaaaagagaagctttagatgcagcgattagagatggtgctccatctcaagactggcttagaattgatgaagttcatcaaagattgattgatgcgTGGATGACCTGGAATAATGACAGCTCTATGACTGAAAATGGtgactttaggatagggcaagagtttagcaccttagaccaccttaagaagaatgttaaagcatgggcgatATCCAGCAATAGAAActtccgtgtaattgagtcagagccttcaaagtacgttatccaatgtactaatgcggaggataaaggttgtgaatggaggatgcgagctaTTATGACCGCCACGAGATCATTTAAGATTTTACGATAtaagggtcataatcaagattgctcagCACATTACAGTGATGACCATCCTTACTTCTGATtttgttgctgatcttatcTTGGATATGATAAGAGTTGATCCAGCTTTCAAGGTGAAgtcaattgttaattttgttaacAATAAATACAGATTTGTTATAACATTtaagagagcttggttggcaaaaaataaggctataacaacagtatttggggattgggataagtcTTTCAAGGAGCTTCCAAGGTACATGCAGGCATTATTGCAATGTAATAGTGGAACAGTGGTGCAATGAGAGGTTCAACCGACAATGGATCCTACGAAAGTTATCTTTCATagaattttttgggttttcggACCATCCATTAAAGGTTTTCCCTACTGTCGCCCCCTTATTTCCAAAGATGGTACACATTTGTACGGAAAGTACAAAGGCACACCTATGATTGCTATGTCGATAGATACAAATTCTCAGTTGTTCCCACTTGCCTTTGCCATTGTCGAAGGAGAAAGCAACGACACATGGAGTTGGTTTTTGGATTGTATAAGGCAGTATGTGACTAAAAGGGATGGCTTATGTGTCATATCTGATCGTCATAagggaattttgcatgcaatgaatAGAGTTGGAAAAGGGTGGGAAGAGCCATATGCATTCCATCGTTTTTGTAAACGCCATCTTGCTTCGAATGTGCATAAGAAGTTCAAGAACATAACagttaaaaacttatttggaaaagcttctgaacaAATAAAGATTCGGAAATATAATTTCTATATGAATCACCTTAAAGAGTTTAATGAGGACGCGTACAAGTACTTAGTGGATGGTTCTATTCCTAAGCGCCAGTGGAATTTGATTCATGATGGTGGGCATCGCTATGGAGTGAGaactacaaacatgtctgaAGCGTTCAATGGCGTAATGAAGGGGGCTAGGTGTCTCCCAATCACTTCATTAGTTAGGATGACATTCAACCGAGTTAACGAATACTTTGCCAAGAggagggatttagggagaaCAAGATTAGAAAATGGACATGTGTATGCTAAGAAACCTACTGATAcgattaataagaattttaaaaaagctcgctttcatgatgttaggGTATACGACACAGTACGTGGGATATTTGAGGTGACTACTGGTCGAGGCAACaggatagcaggaaaaggtggaaaatgttacatggttgacctcacTTCAACTTCATGCTCTTGTCAGAAACCAACCATGTTCAAGTTACCatgctcacatgttcttgcagtatgtcgTGCTCGTAACATTTCatatgatgcttttgtggacccttcaTTTCGCACTACAGAATACGTGTCCACATATAAGAAGACCTTCATACCTGTTCCAGACATGTTCACTTGTGATCCTTGGAATGGTCCCACAGTTTTTCCAGATCCATCAACTAAGCGTGGAAAGGGACGTCCGCGATCAACTCGCATAAGAAATGAAATGGTTGCACCGGTTACGTGTCCTCGGAACACATGTAGCGTTTGTGGAGTTGttggtcataataagaaaacatgtccTCGTAGGATTAGTGAAAGCTCAACTAGGTATGTTGTTTTACTTGTATGCTAGTTTATCATTATGTTgagtataataaaaatatatatatgtaacaggAATAATGATGATGTCGGGCCCTGTTGATCCATCAGTACTTAAGCTTTAGGCGAACCATCGGAGCGTACGTGCATGGGAGGGGTCAACTACCCAGTTGGTGACTCGTCATCATTACCAGGCGAGTACGAGGGATTGGCAGGTTGATGAGAGAGTATTAGAGTTAGTTGATATAGCTGGTTTCATGTATATACATCGTTTGTTGGGCGGCGGTTtggagctcgatcgagctctgaTCACTGCATTAGTTTAGAGATGGAGACAAGAGACTCACACCTTTCATCTTACCGTTGGGGAGGCGAGTATTACTCTACCGGACACTGCAGTTAACTGGGACTGCCCATTGATGGACATGCAGTTATTGGACATGGTGAGGGAGAGTGGACAGCTGGCTTCGAGTACATCTTTCCCGGTCACACTCTCCACATACTCTAGTCTACTATCGGGACTCCCTGGATCGACAGAGAGACAATCAGGTAATATGCCGTAAGtaataattttgataatttagaaTCATACAAGTAAAATTACTAAGCTTATTTATTTCTTTGACAGATGACATGGCAACCAGGCCATATGGCGATCCCGGTGTCCCCTAATTTGCTTTGACATAGTAGAGTTCCATTTgccggatcgtgtcatgcgcCAGTTCGGATTGGAGCAGCTTATTCCGGATGCTTGTGACACCCAAGCTACACTACATGCCATTGATCAGAGGACTACCGACAAGAACTTCCTTGTTCGATATCGATTGCACGTTGATGCATGGAATGCTCGAGAAAGCGTGATCGTTCAAGGGGAAAACTACACTGGTCAAAGCTTAGGTATGTACATGGCGTGGTACAGGCAGATCACGATATTGCGCCTCACGAACCCAACATCTGCACAACCATCATCGCACTATCATCCTACTGCTACAATATTGGTAAGCTTTCTTTCAACGTTCAACACAATTAGCTCGTAACATGTAATGCTTATAAAACTTATTATTCATATCCAGGCTGAGCGCATAAGATCAGTTCTAGTACAGTGTAGTGACGCAACACAAGGTGCCTCTGCGTTGCCTGTTGATGTGGGGTATCGCCTATGTACTCAGACATTAGGCTCCATCAACATGTCGTTGACTGAGGCCTTATGTTTGACGGGGTATGATTATCTTATTCCCACTCGTCCCACTACCATTGATGATGACACGTTGCACACTCCTTCCACTTCGGGTTCTCGTCACAGAGGTAGTTCTTCAAGAGGTTCATCAAGAGGATCCGGTCGTTCATCTTCTCGAGGTCGATCCTCAGAATCTCCATCAACCTCTACAGGCGCTATGTCGCCATTTGTTCCCCCAGGCCCATTGTTcactcctccacatccatcgcctcctaACCGGATCTTGACGTATCaacgtgctagtcaacgacgagcgcCTATTCTTGAAGTCATCACAGAGGCTGAGGAGTCCACATCGACCTCTACGACTGATGCACGCACCAAACGGGGTCGGGGAGTCTAGATTAGTTGACTTGTGATGTTTATTGTACATATTCAACTTATGTATTATTTTGGATGGTcattatgtaatatatatgcGCTCTTTTCATTTGTCATGACTATTGAAGGATCTTGTTGGTTCATTTGTTAAGTAATATGaagtattaaattattttaatgcaAGGTATGAAATGTTTAATGTTCAAGAGTTTGACGGATATAGGCTGCATCATAAACCGTTATTTAAGGTGGcggtttttgttattttaaaaatttttaaaaa
Proteins encoded in this region:
- the LOC130825368 gene encoding uncharacterized protein LOC130825368, encoding MDPTKVIFHRIFWVFGPSIKGFPYCRPLISKDGTHLYGKYKGTPMIAMSIDTNSQLFPLAFAIVEGESNDTWSWFLDCIRQYVTKRDGLCVISDRHKGILHAMNRVGKGWEEPYAFHRFCKRHLASNVHKKFKNITVKNLFGKASEQIKIRKYNFYMNHLKEFNEDAYKYLVDGSIPKRQWNLIHDGGHRYGVRTTNMSEAFNGVMKGARCLPITSLVRMTFNRVNEYFAKRRDLGRTRLENGHVYAKKPTDTINKNFKKARFHDVRVYDTVRGIFEVTTGRGNRIAGKGGKCYMVDLTSTSCSCQKPTMFKLPCSHVLAVCRARNISYDAFVDPSFRTTEYVSTYKKTFIPVPDMFTCDPWNGPTVFPDPSTKRGKGRPRSTRIRNEMVAPVTCPRNTCSVCGVVGHNKKTCPRRISESSTRNNDDVGPC
- the LOC130825369 gene encoding uncharacterized protein LOC130825369, producing the protein MRQFGLEQLIPDACDTQATLHAIDQRTTDKNFLVRYRLHVDAWNARESVIVQGENYTGQSLGMYMAWYRQITILRLTNPTSAQPSSHYHPTATILAERIRSVLVQCSDATQGASALPVDVGYRLCTQTLGSINMSLTEALCLTGYDYLIPTRPTTIDDDTLHTPSTSGSRHRGSSSRGSSRGSGRSSSRGRSSESPSTSTGAMSPFVPPGPLFTPPHPSPPNRILTYQRASQRRAPILEVITEAEESTSTSTTDARTKRGRGV